The genomic DNA gTACAAGAATCTCGTCAAAGACGATCTTTACTAgttgttcttcttgctctttAAACATGCTTAACTGAACCATCAACCAGTGAGTTTGATACGCAGATAAAACTACTATTCAGTGAGTTTATTATGTTCTGATGAAAACGataaatttatatctatattttaatgGGCTCTAATTTCTAACTATAATGGTCCACATGCTATTATTAGTAATCGTGGTATGTAGTAGGCCCAAAGACGAGCCCAAATATCAGGTATGATGAAGTAAACACATTTGTACGTTCAAAAACCCAAAGCAAAGGAGCAAAACGTTCAGAAACCCAAAGCAAAGGAGCAAACAAGTCACGAGCCAAAACTAGGAGTGCCACAATATTGAATTATAGATTGGAAAAGCTGAGAGACCTCGGGATTATAGGATCACGCGCAAACACACCGCACGCGCACTATTGATCATTGTAGCTAACATTTTGATCTAACTGTGCTATTGTTGTTTAGGCACTGTCATATTTAATGGAACCAAATTATTGTGCTTCGGGAAAGAAAAAATCAAGTAATAAACTAATGGAGTACTACTACTCCTATGGGGAATGATTCAAttttcgataatttttttttggcttatttCAATTGTAAATTTCTTACGTACCTCGGATCTCTCCCTTCTACAAGTACTGTTTTATCTTgccctttgtttttttgtctgttCGTTGTCCCTTACAATTTGTACTTacatttctttgttattttaatgGAGTATGCATTAACGTTAacttatttattaaaaagtttCTAGGTGCTTCAAGCAACAGCATTTTCCTTCGGGCAAGAGGAATAATATGATGAGGCATGTCAGTTTCCTGTTTTAATAAATGTGTTTACTTCATTTTGTTGTGTTAATTAGTCTTCACTAAATTAAACTTAATGGATAATATTTTGGGTCAAAATTTTTACTTCAATTGTCTTCGgcaaaacatatttaaaacatGTGTGGATGTTTGGTTAGACATTAACATATTcgctatgtttttttttatttcacctAATCAATTTTCCAACTTGCGTATTGTGAAGAAACAACGAAAAAACCTTGCGCACTGAAATAATAAAACGGCTGTTTTTGATATGTCATTTCACGATTCAGTTCtgataatttcaaaattatagttggataaaatttaaaaggaaatctatttattttaattcataaataaatgcATAAAGAAGAAGCCACATATTATCTTCATTGTCATTAATATTTCTCTTtattaatagagaaaaaaaaatgaagaaaaaacgaTATTAGAACAACAACTTACACAATTACCGGTTTTGTCTGTAAGGAGTAACACATCTTGTCCGGTCCAGAAACAAATCAAGATGGGCTTAGACAATCAGTGATCCTTCTGCAACCTGCTCTCGAACATAATGATAATGAACTTTGAAGTGTTTAGTTTTCTTGTGCAAAGTCGGATTAGCAGAGAGGTATACTGCAGACAAATTGTCACAGTATAATTTAGGGACATGAGTGACAGGCATTCCAATGTCTTGCAGCAGATCCATTAACCAGTTCACCTCAGCATCCGCATCTGACAAACAGCGGTATTCAGCTTCAGTTGAGCTACAAGAGACAGAGGTCTGACGTTTAGCAGACCAAGATATAAGGTTGTTGCCTAAAAACGTGCAGAATCCACCCGTTGAACGACTGGTAGTGGGACAACCAGCATAGTCATTGTCGATGTATGCTCGGAGTGTGAAGTCTGCATTTGTAGAGAAGTTGATGCCAAAATCCATAGTTCCTTTGATATACTGAATGATGCGCTTGAGCAGATTGAAGTCAGTAACAGTAGGAGTATGCATTCGTTGACAAATAAGATTAACAGCAAATTGTATGTCTGGTCGAGTAAGAGTGAGATACTGAAGTTTACCAGCCAGACTTCGAAATAACGTAGGTTGATCAAACGTTTCTTCTTGACCGTTGACCTTTTGAAGCTCAAGAGGTAAGGGTGTAGTTGCAGGAGCACAGTTAGCCATGCCTGCAGCGAGAAGTAAGTCTTCTGCATATTTATGCTGATTAAGAAACAAGCCTTCGGGATGATAGTGAGCTTGTATTCCAAGAAACTAACTTAACCTTCCCAAATCCTTCATACGAAACTCACGGTTCAGAGATTGAAGCAGATCACTGATCAGCTTCGGATTGTTTCCTGTTAAGgccatatcatcaacatatagcAATAGAATGATGatattgttgttcttgagataCACAAATAGAGATGGATCCTTAAAACTGCACTCAAAGCCAAATTTCAATAAGAAGGCACTGAACTTGTCAAACCACGCTCTAGGAGCCTGTTTCAACCCATAGACCGCTTTGTTTAGCTTCCAAACATGTGATGGATTTTCAGTTTCTGTTAAATATCCATGGAGAAAAGCATTATGAACGTCTAGTTGTTTTATCTCCCAGTTATAAGTGGTTGTAATATGAAAGACTAAACGAACTATGGACGTTCGAA from Camelina sativa cultivar DH55 chromosome 7, Cs, whole genome shotgun sequence includes the following:
- the LOC109125463 gene encoding uncharacterized protein LOC109125463, whose product is MANCAPATTPLPLELQKVNGQEETFDQPTLFRSLAGKLQYLTLTRPDIQFAVNLICQRMHTPTVTDFNLLKRIIQYIKGTMDFGINFSTNADFTLRAYIDNDYAGCPTTSRSTGGFCTFLGNNLISWSAKRQTSVSCSSTEAEYRCLSDADAEVNWLMDLLQDIGMPVTHVPKLYCDNLSAVYLSANPTLHKKTKHFKVHYHYVREQVAEGSLIV